From a region of the Geothrix sp. 21YS21S-2 genome:
- a CDS encoding nucleotide sugar dehydrogenase, with protein MSTRTAPAHAGDLIRKFGNRTALVGVVGLGYVGLPLAVEKAKVGFQVVGFDRNASRVASVNLGVNYIEDVLDAELRDLVLDHKRLEAATEWSRLGEMDAIVICVPTPLTRNLTPDLQFVEAVTREVARRLRPGQFVSLESTTYPGTTEEVIKPILESTGLREGEDFHLAFSPERVDPGNKRFTTRNTSKVVGAASPSSLEVALAFYRQTIQEVVPVSSSRVAEMVKVFENTFRAVNIALVNELAMLCDRMELDVWEVLDAAGTKPFGIMPFYPGPGVGGHCIPLDPHYLEWKAREFNFNTRFIALAGEINRRMPEFVVGKAMRILSDHGLGLRSARVLVLGLAYKKDVDDARESPGAEVLELLAARGARVEYHDPHVPRYIDNRFDLRSVALTADALDLADLVVILTDHSDVDYAFVLRHARLVLDTRNATRGLQADRDRLVLL; from the coding sequence ATGAGCACTCGCACCGCCCCGGCGCACGCCGGGGACCTGATCCGCAAGTTCGGAAACCGCACCGCCCTGGTCGGGGTGGTGGGCCTGGGGTACGTGGGCCTGCCCCTCGCGGTCGAGAAGGCCAAGGTGGGCTTCCAGGTGGTCGGCTTCGACCGGAACGCCTCCCGGGTGGCCAGCGTGAACCTCGGCGTCAACTACATCGAGGACGTGCTGGACGCGGAACTGCGGGACCTGGTGCTGGACCACAAGCGCCTGGAGGCCGCCACGGAATGGAGCCGGCTGGGGGAGATGGACGCGATCGTGATCTGCGTGCCCACCCCGCTGACCCGCAACCTGACCCCCGACCTCCAGTTCGTGGAGGCCGTCACCCGCGAGGTGGCCAGGCGCCTGCGGCCGGGGCAGTTCGTGAGCCTGGAGAGCACCACCTACCCCGGTACGACGGAGGAGGTCATCAAGCCCATCCTGGAATCCACGGGCCTGCGCGAGGGCGAGGACTTCCACCTGGCCTTCAGCCCGGAGCGGGTGGACCCGGGCAACAAGCGCTTCACCACGCGCAACACGAGCAAGGTGGTGGGCGCGGCCAGCCCCTCCAGCCTGGAGGTGGCCCTGGCCTTCTACCGGCAGACCATCCAGGAGGTGGTCCCCGTCAGCTCCTCGCGGGTGGCGGAGATGGTCAAGGTCTTCGAGAACACCTTCCGGGCGGTGAACATCGCCCTGGTGAACGAGCTGGCCATGCTCTGCGACCGCATGGAACTGGACGTGTGGGAGGTGCTGGACGCCGCGGGCACCAAGCCCTTCGGGATCATGCCGTTCTACCCCGGCCCCGGGGTGGGGGGCCACTGCATCCCCCTGGATCCCCACTACCTGGAATGGAAGGCCCGGGAGTTCAACTTCAACACCCGTTTCATCGCCCTGGCCGGCGAGATCAACAGGCGCATGCCGGAGTTCGTGGTGGGCAAGGCCATGCGCATCCTCAGCGACCACGGCCTGGGCCTGCGGTCGGCGCGGGTGCTGGTGCTGGGCCTGGCCTACAAGAAGGACGTGGACGACGCCCGGGAAAGCCCCGGCGCCGAGGTGCTGGAGCTGCTCGCGGCCCGGGGCGCGCGGGTGGAGTACCACGACCCCCACGTGCCGCGGTACATCGACAATCGCTTCGACCTGCGCAGCGTGGCCCTGACCGCCGACGCCCTGGACCTGGCCGACCTCGTGGTGATCCTCACGGACCACTCGGACGTGGACTACGCCTTCGTGCTCCGCCACGCCCGCCTCGTCCTGGACACCCGGAACGCCACCCGCGGGCTCCAGGCGGACCGGGACCGGCTGGTGCTCCTGTGA
- a CDS encoding Gfo/Idh/MocA family protein produces the protein MSAPARVAVAGAGAWGRNHLRVLHGLGALAGAVEVCEASRDQVRRDYPGLPVWGSLGEAFRHGGPVDGVVIATPAPTHAGLAAQVLREGRGVLVEKPMTLEAREAQGLVDQAEAAGRVLMVGHLLLYQPAVRELKRLLDSGLLGQVYRIHQERANLGRVRSTESALWSLAPHDVAVLIHLMGEAPLRVAASGAAFLQPGLHDDVHLELAFSGGRSAHVHVSWYWPGRRRALRVLGERGMLVYDEADQSLTLHRKRLLGGDTLRRLDAVDDGTVRVFEGPGEPLRLEDEHFLHCLASGSRPMSDGRSGLDVIRVLERADAQLLGALPPTLKEV, from the coding sequence GTGAGTGCCCCGGCGAGGGTGGCCGTGGCAGGGGCGGGCGCCTGGGGGCGCAACCACCTGCGCGTCCTCCACGGCCTGGGGGCCCTGGCCGGGGCGGTCGAGGTGTGCGAGGCGTCCCGGGACCAGGTGCGCCGGGACTACCCGGGGCTGCCCGTGTGGGGATCCCTCGGGGAGGCCTTCCGGCACGGCGGGCCCGTGGACGGGGTGGTCATCGCCACCCCCGCGCCCACCCACGCGGGCCTGGCCGCCCAGGTCCTCCGGGAAGGAAGGGGGGTCCTGGTGGAGAAGCCCATGACGCTGGAAGCCCGGGAGGCCCAGGGGCTCGTGGACCAGGCCGAGGCCGCCGGCCGGGTGCTGATGGTCGGACACCTCCTCCTCTACCAGCCCGCCGTGAGGGAACTCAAGCGGCTCCTCGACTCCGGGCTCCTGGGGCAGGTGTACCGGATCCACCAGGAGCGCGCCAACCTGGGGCGCGTGCGGTCCACGGAGAGCGCGCTTTGGAGCCTCGCTCCGCACGACGTGGCCGTGCTCATCCACCTGATGGGCGAGGCCCCCCTCCGGGTCGCGGCTTCGGGCGCGGCCTTCCTGCAGCCCGGCCTCCACGACGACGTCCACCTGGAGCTGGCCTTCTCCGGGGGGCGCAGCGCCCACGTGCACGTCTCCTGGTACTGGCCGGGGCGGCGCCGCGCGCTCCGGGTCCTGGGCGAGCGCGGCATGCTCGTCTACGACGAGGCCGACCAGAGCCTCACCCTGCACCGGAAGCGGCTGCTGGGCGGGGACACCCTCCGGCGGCTGGATGCCGTGGACGACGGGACCGTTCGCGTCTTCGAGGGGCCGGGAGAGCCCCTGCGGCTGGAGGACGAGCATTTCCTCCACTGCCTGGCCAGCGGCAGCAGGCCCATGAGCGACGGCCGCAGCGGCCTCGACGTGATCCGGGTCCTGGAGCGGGCCGATGCCCAGCTCCTCGGGGCCCTTCCACCCACCCTGAAGGAGGTTTGA